Part of the Stackebrandtia endophytica genome is shown below.
AAGCAACGTGGTGGTCTGCGACAGCATCGGCTGCGGTTGCTGATTCACAGCGCCCCATCGGTTCCGGCCGGGCGGCGGGTGTCCTCGCCACTCGGCCGGAACCGTCACCGTGCGCGTCGGCTGTGAGCCGGGCGCCCCGTTCGTACAGCCCGTGGCGGCGCCGATCGGCCGTCGGGTTCAATGAACGGGTGTCTGCTGCGAAATTTCCCTACGCTGACCTCGGCGAGTTCATCTCCGCCCTCGAACGAGACGGCGACCTGAAGCGGATCTCCGCCCCGGTCGACCCCACCTTGGAACTGTCCGAAATCACCCAGCGGGTGGTGCGGGAGAACGGCCCCGCCCTGCTGTTCGAAAACCCCACCCGCGGTGACATGCCGGTGGCGATCAACCTGTTCGGCACCCCGGAACGCACCGCCAAGGCGTTGGGGGCGGCGAAACTGGACGACATCGGTGCCCGCATCGGTGAACTGGTGAAACTGGAACTTCCGATCGGGTTCGCCGGGATCCGCGAGGGTCTGGGCAAGCTGATGCAGCTGAAGTCCGTCCCGCCGAAGAAGGTGAAGTCCGCGCCCTGCCAAGAGGTCGTCTACCGGGGTGACAAGGTGGATTTGAACCGGTTGCCGGGTCTCCAGACCTGGCCCGGCGACGGCGGCATCTTCCACAACTTCGGGTTGACTCACACCAAGCACCCCGAGACCGGTAAGCGCAACCTGGGGTTGTACCGGTTGCAGCAGCACGACAGCCGCACCCTGGGCATGCACTGGCAGATCCACAAGGATTCGACGGCCCACCACGCCGTCGCCGAACGGCGTGGCGAGCGACTGCCGGTGGCGATCGCGATCGGTGCCGATCCGGTGGTGGCCTACTCCGCCGGTGCGCCGTTGCCCGCCGAGATCGACGAGTACCTGTTCGCCGGGTTCCTGCGCGGCGAGCGCGTCGAGATGGTCGACTGCCTGACGGTTCCGCTTCAGGTCCCGGCCAACGCGCAGATCATCCTGGAGGGGTACATCGAACCGGGTGAGCGTAAGCCCGAGGGCCCGTTCGGTGACCACACCGGTTTCTACACGCCGGTCGAACCGTTCCCGGTGATGCACGTGGAGTGCATGACGACCCGCAAGAACCCGATCTACCACTCCATCGTGACGTCCAAGCCGCCGCAGGAGGACTACGGTCTGGGCAAGGCGACCGAGCGCATCTTCCTGCCGTTGCTGAAGCTGTTGATCCCCGACATCGTGGACTACAACATGCCGGAGCCGGGTGTCTTCCACAACTGCCTGATCGTGTCGATCGCCAAGCGCTACCCCAAGCATGCTCAGAAGGTGATGAGCGCGGTGTGGGGTGCCCACATGCTGGGGATGGCGAAACTGCTGGTCATCGTCGACGAGGACTGCGACGTCCACGACCTGAACGAGGTCGCCTGGCGTGCGTTGGGCAATGTGGACTACAGCCACGACCTGGTGGTCAACTCCGGCCCGGTCGATCACCTGGATCACGCCTCGTACCAACAGTTCTGGGGCGGCAAGGCCGGTATCGACGCCACCCGGAAACTGCCCGGTGAGGGCTACACCCGAGGCTGGCCGGACGAGGCGACCATGACCGCGGCGGTGAAGGCCACAGTGGATTCGCGCTGGCGGGAGTACGGATTGTGAGTCTCGTCGGCCATACCCGGGCGTTCCTGCGACTGGTGGCCTTCGAACATTCGGTGTTCGCGTTGCCGTTCGCCTATCTGGCGTCGCTGGCCGCGATGAGGCTGACCGCCGAACCGGGCGGTTCCTGGGTGCAGTGGGACGTCCTCGGGTTGGTGACGGTGGCCATGGTCGCCGGTCGCACCTTCGCCATGGCGGCCAACCGGATCATCGATCGAAAGATCGACGCGGCCAACCCACGCACCGCGAACCGGGAGTTGGTCACCGGCGCGGTCTCACTGCGCACCGCATACATCGGCAGCGTGGTCTCGCTGGTGGTGTTCTTCGCCGCCGCCGCGCTGCTTAATCCACTGTGTCTGATTCTGTCGCCGTTGGCGGTGGCGCCGCTGGTGGTCTACCCCTACGGCAAGCGATTCACCGACTATCCACACGCGATTCTCGCGCTGGCGCAGGCGGTCGCACCGATAGGTGGTTGGCTGGCGGTGACCGGCAGCTTCGACGGCTCCGGCCCCGCGATGGTGCTGGGTGCGGCGGTCGGGTTGTGGATCGGTGGGTTCGATCTCATCTACGCCTGTCAGGATGTCGAGGTCGACCGGCGGGTCGGCGTCAGGTCGTTCCCCGCCCGGTTCGGCATCGCCGTCGCACTGCACACCTCGACCGTGGTTCACGTGGTCTGCATCGCGCTGTTCGCGTGGTTCGGTGTGCTGGCGGAATTCGGTTGGTGGTACTTCGTCGGCCTGTTGTTGACGGTGATGGTGTTCGCCTATGAGCACTGGATCGTACGGCCCGATGATCTGTCCAAGTTGAACCGGGCGTTCTTCACCGCCAACGGGGTGATCGGAATCGTCCTGTTCGGTTTCGCCCTGGTGGATCTGCTCATTCGATGAACCTGGCCCGCGTGCCGAAACCGCCCCCGGGAGGACTCCTTCCGGGGGCGGTTTCGTGATGAGGAATGGAAGCTCATTCGGACGGCAGCGGGTTTAGAACTCTTCTTCGAATCCGAATCCGAGCCCGTCGCAGCTGGCATCGATGCCCTCGGAGGCCGCTTCGAAGGCTTCCGAGTCGGCGTCGCTCAGCGCTTCGCCGCCCTTCTCGTAGTAGCCGGGTCCGAGGGTTCCCCACTCGACGACCAGGGCGCCCAGGTCGGTGTCCTCGAAGTCGCCGCCGTTGTCGACCATCCAGATCGCCAGGGTGTTGAACTGGTCGTTCGGCATCTCACCCAGCCGCATCTCGGGGTCCGGGGCCAGGCCCCACACTATGTCGCCGAGATCATCACAGCCCAGGGACGCGACCGCTTCCTCGGTCTGCGGTTCGGTCTGGGTTTCCTGGGTGTTGTCGCTGTTGCTGCTGCCGGCGTCGTCGGTCGTACCACCGCAGGCGGCCAGTCCGAAAGCAAGCAGGCCGGCACCGGCGGCCACGGCGAAACCGCGACGGAAGTGAAGTTTCATGGGGTTCATTTCAGATTGGGGATGATGGAACATTGAGGACATTAGCAAGACTTGTCAAGTAATCGGATGATTAGTCCGATAGCCGATGAAAGCCCTGATGAGGCGGATAAAACCGGCTTCGTCTGCATGGTCCTCTTGCTCGGCATTGTCCGAATAATCCGAAAAGTTCACCCGAATGGACGACAGGGATCCATTCCCGACGGTCACTTGAGGAGCATATTGCCCAGTGTGGATACCAGAAGGATGCATCGTCGCACGTCACCGTGGTGGCGTGGCACATGTGATGTCATGCTGCCGTGCGATATCGATGAAGGTCGACTCCATCTCGCACTTCCCGGTCACCCACCCGGCCAGGGCGGGCTCGGTGGGATCCCGGTCGTCGAACCCCCTCAACAGCTCGAACGCCCCGAGTTCACCGCCCTCGACCAGCGAGCCGATCTCGCCGGTCGAGGAACAGGCCGACAGAACGGCCACGAGCAGTCCGGCCGCCACGATGGCGGCGCGCTGGTGAGCGAAGCCGGTCATGCCGATCGTTCGCGAGACGTCTCGGGTGGGTCCGGTTCCATCGTGGCGCCCACGATGATCTCACCGGGTTCACCTGAGACACCACCGAACAAGCGGGGACGGCCCCGGAGACGCTCCGAGGCCGTCCGAAGGTTGCGAACTAGCCCAAGACGGTGTCGCCGCACTTGGTCTGGATGACCTGGGCGTGGGCGTCGATCTCGGTGGAGGCGGTTTCCAGGTCCGCCTGCTTGGCCTCCAACTCGGCCATGGCGGCCTCGTCGGTGTAGTCGATGTCCTTGAACTCGTCGAGCATCTCGAAGAGTGGAATCGCCTTCTCGCCGAATCCCTTCACCGCTTCGCCGAGGTCGGCGTCGGAGAAGTTTCCGCCGTTGTCGGCCATCCACTGGAAGAACCCGCGGTAGTCGTCCATGTTGAAGTCGGCCGCGTCCATGTTGACTTCGGTGAGGTTGTGGTCCTTCGCGGCCGATTCCAGGTCGGAGCAGTCCAGGCTGCTGCCGCCCAGCAGGGAGCATCCCGAGAGGGCGGCGGCGAGCAGTCCGGCGGTCGCCACGGTGGAGACGGCACGGCGAATGGGGCGAATCATTTGGTTCCTTTATGGTTGGTTCACTGTAGAGATTGCGTGCGGAGATGACTCTCCAATTTGGGGAACAATCTCGATGGGTGGAAGACTCTACAGTGCCCCCGCAAGTCGGAGCGGGGGCGTGCCCGGCAGTGCCGGACACGCCCCCGATAAAGGTGGTGAGCAGGGATTTCATCTCGGTGGGTGTTCGGCGGTCCGCCGTCGACACCCGAGAGCCGACTCAGACCCCCGCGTACGAGTGGAGTCCACCTAGGACTAGGTTGACACCGAACAGGTTGAACAACATGACCCCCCATCCGACGATGACGATCCACGGCGCCCAGCGCCGCCCCGCCGCACCGGTGGCACGAGAGTGCAGGTAGGCGGCGTAGACCACCCAGGCCACGAAGGACCAGACCTCCTTGGGATCCCAGCCCCAGTACCGTCCCCACGACTCGCGTGCCCAGATGGCCCCGGCGATGACTCCGAACGTCCACAGTGGAAACGCCAGGACGTGGAGTCGCCAGGTGATGCGCTCCAAGGTCTCGGCCAGCGGCAGTCGCGGTCCCAGCGTCATCGGGAACGAGATGTTCGCGTCCCGCTCGGTCAACAGGACGTAGCGTCGTTTGATCAGGTGCAGAATCGCGGTGACGAAACCGACCATAAAGATGCCGGTCGCGAGGATCGCGGCCAGAACGTGAATGGCGATCCAGTAGGAGTTGAGCGCGGGAACCAGCGGTGCGGCCTCGGTGTAGACCCGGGTGGCCAGACCGAGCAGCAAGACGTTGGCCAGCATCGTGAAGAGGCCCAGACGTCGGGCCACGGTCTTGCGGGCGATCAACACGATCCACGCGATGACTCCGACCAGGGACACCGCCACGATGAACTCGAACATGTTGCCCCACGGCCAGCGGCCGACCGAGGCGGCGCGCAGCGCCAGCGACGCGGCGTGGGCCAGCGCGCCCAGCACCATCGCGATGGTGGCGACCTTCCCCGACATCACCGCCTGCGCCGGGGAGACGTTGGTATTGGGTACGGTGCCGGCTTCGTCCGGGCCGTCGGTCGATTCGGCTGCTCCGCCGACGGTCACCAGTTCCCGTTCCGGTACGGCGACGCGGTTGGCACGCCCGAAGGCGTACTCGACGGCATAGCCGAACATCGCGGTCGCGTACAGGACGATGGTGGCGACGAACGTGGCGTTGGACGCTGCTGCTAGCCCGGCGTCAGGTGTCATTGACTTAGGCTTCCAATCTTCTCGGGCTGTTCAGAACGGTCGACTCCGCTGATGGTGTCGGCCAGGCGGTCGAACTCCTCGCCGAATCCGTCGAACTCGGTGCGGGCGAGCCCGCCGAATTCGGTGCCGTCGGGTCCGATGCGGACCCAGAATCGTCGGCGGCGAACGGTCAGCGCCGGCAGGAGTCCCATGAGCACTGTTATGGCAAAGGCGAGAACGGTCAGTTCACCCGGATCGTCGCGGACTTGAAGCACCGCGTACGGCAGGATCCCTTCAAAGGTGACGGAGGTGCCGTCGTCGAGTTGCCAGGACTCGCCGATCGCCAGCACCTTCGGGTCGACGTCGATCACCTCGAGGGAACCGTCGGCGATCTGTTCGGCGTTGACCGAGTACACCGATTGCGGTTGGCCGTCGTCGAGACCGGTGTCGCCTCGATAACCGACGAGCATGAGACCCGGATTGTTGAGTTCGGGGGCCACCGAGGTGGTGAACGGGGGTTGTTCGGGCACCGTCGGCATGAAGATGCCCTCGAACGCGATCTGCGCGTTCGGGTCGGGCTGCCCGGTTTCGGGGTCGACGTTGGCGTCGGGGAAGACCGCCGCGCCGGTGCTGGTCAGCATCCCGTCCTCGGCGAGGAACGCGGTCGTGGAGGTCTGGGTGGTGCCGTAGCGGTCGGTGTAGGAGATGACCGGGGCGTAACCGTGCCCCAGCAGGAAGACGGTGGCGCCGTCCAACTCCAGCGGATGGTTGACCTCCAGCCGGTACTCCTCGCTGGGGATCTGACCGTTCTGGCCGTATTGGAGGTCGGCGATGAACTGGGTGGGTTGCCCGTTCTCGAGGAAGACGGCGGTGAACTCGTCCAGTTGCAGGCAGAACGGCGGCAGATCGGTGGAGGTGACGTTGGCGCCTAGGCCGTACTCGTCGTACTGCTGCAGCGTGTTGCAGAACGCGCCGTCCTCGCCGGCGACCAGGATGCGGTTGCCGTACCAGCCGTACAGCGAACCGAAGGCCATCCCCACCAGGAGACCGATGAGGGAGAAGTGGAACAGCAGGTTGCCCGCCTCGCGCGAGTAACCCTTCTCGGCGGCGATCATGACGCTGTCGCCACGGTCGCGCACCGATACCCGGAACCGGTCCTTGCGCAGGATCCGAGCGGCTTCCTCGGCGTCGGCGCGGTCGTCGGACTCCCGGTACTGCGGCAGGATGCTCATCCGTGCCGGTGCGTCCGGCGGCGGGGTGCGCAGGCTGGTGATGAACTCACGCAGCCGTGGCAGCAGACAGCCCACCAGTGAGGTGAACAGCAGCAGGTAGATCGCGGCGAACCACGGTGAGGAGTAGACGTCGAAGCCCCACAGCCGGTCCAGTACCGGTGCGAGGTCGGGGTTCTCCTCGAAGTAGCGGCGAACCTGTTCGATGTTCAGGTTTCGTTGTGGCAGCAGCGATCCCGGGACCGCCGCCAACGCCAGGATCAGCAGCAGCACCAACGCGGTTCTCATGCTGGTCAGCTGGCGCCACCACCGGCGAACGATGGCGACGATCTTGCGGCGGGTCTTGCTCATATTCCGATTGCTCCGGGTCCGACGGTGGCGCGAAGCCAGTTCATGAATTCGGTCCAGTAGCCGGTGACCAGCGCCAACCCGATCAGGACGAGCAGGATGCCGCCCGCGCGGGAGATGCTGCGGGTGTGGCGGCGTAGGAAGCCCATGAGCCGACCGAAGCCGAGACCGAAGAGGAGGAAGGGGATGCCCAGTCCGAGGCAGTAGGCCACGCCCAGCGTGACACCGCGTCCGACTCCACCTTGGACCGCCGACAGCCCCAGGACCGCGGTGAGGGTGGGGGACAGGCAGGGCGTCCAGGACAGCGCGAAGACCGCGCCCAGGACCGGTGCGGCGGCCAGACCGGCCTTGGGGAGGTTCTGGACGCGGATCAGGCGGTCGAAGCCGGGGATGACGCCCATGAACGCCAATCCCATGATGATGATGAGGACGCCGACGCCGCGTTCCAGCCAGGCCATGTTGGTCGCCAGCAGGCCGCCCAGGCTGCTGAACGCGAAACTGAGCAGGACGAAGACGAGTGTGAATCCGGCGATGAAGAGGAAGGAGCCGACGAGGATGCGACCGCGGCGTTGTCCCGCCTGCAGGTCGGCGCCGGCCAGACCGGTGACGTAGGAGACGTAACCGGGGACCAGCGGGAGGATGCACGGCGACAGGAAGCTCACCAGTCCCGCCAGTGCCGCGACGCCGATGGCGACGAGCAGCGGGCCGTCAAGGGCGAGCGCGGCGAACGACGTCTCCATCTGTCAACCTTCAGATCGTCCTCTGTGGGTTTTCCACAATGCGTGAGTTATCCACAGGGGGTGTGGGTCGTAGTAGTCGGGGTCATTCTACGGGCGGTAGAATCTATTCCGACACCACGTCGGCGATCGCGTCCAACAGCAGGTCAGCGGTGACCTCCTGCCGGAACACCGCGGCGATGCGACGCTGCCGGTCGATGATGATGGTGGCCGGAATCGTATTGGGCGGAACATCGGTGAACTGCAACGCCAGCCGCCCCGACGGATCGAACAGCGACGGATACGGCACCCCGACACTCGCCTCGAACGCCTCGGCCTTGTCCCGGTCGTCACGGATGTTGATCCCCAGGAACTTCACACCGTCAGCCGCCGACTTCTCGGCCGCCGACACCAGGTCCGGGCCCTCCCGCCGACACGGTGCACACCACGACGCCCAGAAGTTGACCACCACGACCTGACCGTTCAAGGTGCTCGGATCGAACGGGTTGCCCTCCAGATCCTCACCCGACAACTCGGGCGCCTCGGGGCGTTCATCCGGAACGTTGTACAGGAGGAACCTGCCGTCCTCGCTCGCCTCCGCAGAGCTGTCCGAACAGCCGGCCGCCAACAGGGCGACCGGAATCAGACCCAACAGTGCGCGCCGCCTCATAACGCCCCCTTGGCTTTCCCTGCGGTGGCTGAACTGGCGATCAGTGCCGCAGCCGGTTCGGTGTAGCTGACGTTGACGATGCGATCACCCGAGAAGTGGAAGGAGGTGATGCTGGCCAGCGCACATTCCCGGCGACGCGGGTCGTGCCACAGCTTGCGCCCCGCGATGAAGTTCCGCAGTGTCCAAATGGGAAGCTGATGGGACACGCACACCGCCTCATGGCCCTCGGCCCGACGGCGAGCCTCCATCACCGCGGCGGTCATACGTCGCGCGATCTGGATATACGGTTCGCCCCACGACGGCGTGAACGGATCCCGCAGCGCCCACCAATGCCGGGGATTGCGCAGTGCTCCGTCACCGACCGAGACCCGTCGACCCTCGAAGTAGTTCAAGGACTCCAACAATCGCTCATCGGTGCCGGGGTCCAACCCGAACTGGGTCGCGAACGGTTCGGCGGTCTGCACCGCCCGCTCCAACGGGGAGGACACGACGTGCGTGATGTCGTGGCCGTCCAGCGACTTCGCCGCCAACTCGGCCATCTGCACACCGAGCGTCGACAACCGGAACCCCGGGATTCGGCCGTACAGGATCCGGGTCGGGTTGTGCACTTCTCCGTGTCGAAGCACGTGGACAACGGTCTGTGGAACACTCACGACTCGACCCTAAGACATAGAGGCGGTCACATGGCGCCCGAGTCGTGGTAGCGGTGCCCACCGCCACCATGCACCCCTGGCGGAGGCTGCGGTGCTGCCGAAGCCCGGCAAACTCACCGCTGCGAAGCCGCCGCCGCCTCGGCGGCCCGGGGAAGCACCCCTGCGATGTGTTCCAACGCCGCCTCATCCAACGCCGCCGACACGAACCACGCCTCGAACGCCGACGGCGGCAGGTACACGCCGTCGGTGAGCATCTGATGGAAGAACGCCGCATAGGCGGCGGTGTCCTGCCGAGCCGCCCCCGCGTAATCGGTGACGTCGGCATCGGTGAAGAAGACACTGAACATGTTGCCCGCGGTCGAGACCCGGTGCGGGACACCCGCGGCGGTCAACGCCTCCGATGCCAGCCCGCGCAGGGTCACCGAGGTGGAGTCCAGATGCTCGTACACCTGCGGGGTGCAGTGCCGCAACGTGGTCAGTCCGGCCGCGCAGGCCAGTGGGTTGCCCGACAGGGTCCCCGCCTGATAGACCGGCCCCGCCGGAGCCAGCCGGGACATGACCTCGGCGCGACCACCGAACGCAGCCGCGGGAAGCCCGCCGCCCATGACCTTGCCGTAGGTGTAGAGGTCGGCCTCGTCGGCGATCCCACCGGGACCGACCCGGAAACCGGTCATCACCTCGTCGAGGATGAGCAGTGCACCCGCTTT
Proteins encoded:
- a CDS encoding menaquinone biosynthesis decarboxylase, with amino-acid sequence MSAAKFPYADLGEFISALERDGDLKRISAPVDPTLELSEITQRVVRENGPALLFENPTRGDMPVAINLFGTPERTAKALGAAKLDDIGARIGELVKLELPIGFAGIREGLGKLMQLKSVPPKKVKSAPCQEVVYRGDKVDLNRLPGLQTWPGDGGIFHNFGLTHTKHPETGKRNLGLYRLQQHDSRTLGMHWQIHKDSTAHHAVAERRGERLPVAIAIGADPVVAYSAGAPLPAEIDEYLFAGFLRGERVEMVDCLTVPLQVPANAQIILEGYIEPGERKPEGPFGDHTGFYTPVEPFPVMHVECMTTRKNPIYHSIVTSKPPQEDYGLGKATERIFLPLLKLLIPDIVDYNMPEPGVFHNCLIVSIAKRYPKHAQKVMSAVWGAHMLGMAKLLVIVDEDCDVHDLNEVAWRALGNVDYSHDLVVNSGPVDHLDHASYQQFWGGKAGIDATRKLPGEGYTRGWPDEATMTAAVKATVDSRWREYGL
- the mqnP gene encoding menaquinone biosynthesis prenyltransferase MqnP; this encodes MVSLVGHTRAFLRLVAFEHSVFALPFAYLASLAAMRLTAEPGGSWVQWDVLGLVTVAMVAGRTFAMAANRIIDRKIDAANPRTANRELVTGAVSLRTAYIGSVVSLVVFFAAAALLNPLCLILSPLAVAPLVVYPYGKRFTDYPHAILALAQAVAPIGGWLAVTGSFDGSGPAMVLGAAVGLWIGGFDLIYACQDVEVDRRVGVRSFPARFGIAVALHTSTVVHVVCIALFAWFGVLAEFGWWYFVGLLLTVMVFAYEHWIVRPDDLSKLNRAFFTANGVIGIVLFGFALVDLLIR
- the ccsB gene encoding c-type cytochrome biogenesis protein CcsB, producing the protein MTPDAGLAAASNATFVATIVLYATAMFGYAVEYAFGRANRVAVPERELVTVGGAAESTDGPDEAGTVPNTNVSPAQAVMSGKVATIAMVLGALAHAASLALRAASVGRWPWGNMFEFIVAVSLVGVIAWIVLIARKTVARRLGLFTMLANVLLLGLATRVYTEAAPLVPALNSYWIAIHVLAAILATGIFMVGFVTAILHLIKRRYVLLTERDANISFPMTLGPRLPLAETLERITWRLHVLAFPLWTFGVIAGAIWARESWGRYWGWDPKEVWSFVAWVVYAAYLHSRATGAAGRRWAPWIVIVGWGVMLFNLFGVNLVLGGLHSYAGV
- the resB gene encoding cytochrome c biogenesis protein ResB; translation: MSKTRRKIVAIVRRWWRQLTSMRTALVLLLILALAAVPGSLLPQRNLNIEQVRRYFEENPDLAPVLDRLWGFDVYSSPWFAAIYLLLFTSLVGCLLPRLREFITSLRTPPPDAPARMSILPQYRESDDRADAEEAARILRKDRFRVSVRDRGDSVMIAAEKGYSREAGNLLFHFSLIGLLVGMAFGSLYGWYGNRILVAGEDGAFCNTLQQYDEYGLGANVTSTDLPPFCLQLDEFTAVFLENGQPTQFIADLQYGQNGQIPSEEYRLEVNHPLELDGATVFLLGHGYAPVISYTDRYGTTQTSTTAFLAEDGMLTSTGAAVFPDANVDPETGQPDPNAQIAFEGIFMPTVPEQPPFTTSVAPELNNPGLMLVGYRGDTGLDDGQPQSVYSVNAEQIADGSLEVIDVDPKVLAIGESWQLDDGTSVTFEGILPYAVLQVRDDPGELTVLAFAITVLMGLLPALTVRRRRFWVRIGPDGTEFGGLARTEFDGFGEEFDRLADTISGVDRSEQPEKIGSLSQ
- a CDS encoding cytochrome c biogenesis CcdA family protein, whose amino-acid sequence is METSFAALALDGPLLVAIGVAALAGLVSFLSPCILPLVPGYVSYVTGLAGADLQAGQRRGRILVGSFLFIAGFTLVFVLLSFAFSSLGGLLATNMAWLERGVGVLIIIMGLAFMGVIPGFDRLIRVQNLPKAGLAAAPVLGAVFALSWTPCLSPTLTAVLGLSAVQGGVGRGVTLGVAYCLGLGIPFLLFGLGFGRLMGFLRRHTRSISRAGGILLVLIGLALVTGYWTEFMNWLRATVGPGAIGI
- a CDS encoding TlpA family protein disulfide reductase, encoding MRRRALLGLIPVALLAAGCSDSSAEASEDGRFLLYNVPDERPEAPELSGEDLEGNPFDPSTLNGQVVVVNFWASWCAPCRREGPDLVSAAEKSAADGVKFLGINIRDDRDKAEAFEASVGVPYPSLFDPSGRLALQFTDVPPNTIPATIIIDRQRRIAAVFRQEVTADLLLDAIADVVSE
- a CDS encoding histidine phosphatase family protein, producing MSVPQTVVHVLRHGEVHNPTRILYGRIPGFRLSTLGVQMAELAAKSLDGHDITHVVSSPLERAVQTAEPFATQFGLDPGTDERLLESLNYFEGRRVSVGDGALRNPRHWWALRDPFTPSWGEPYIQIARRMTAAVMEARRRAEGHEAVCVSHQLPIWTLRNFIAGRKLWHDPRRRECALASITSFHFSGDRIVNVSYTEPAAALIASSATAGKAKGAL